The following coding sequences are from one uncultured Tateyamaria sp. window:
- a CDS encoding phosphonate C-P lyase system protein PhnG has protein sequence MDDRLGTLARADKARLKAFAKTLISDLGAFEVLQSRTGLVMLPMRDTAGGVAFHLGEVLVSEAHVRKGRVDGYGMRRGHDLEAAMAMALVDLALASDVRAAECAAFCAAEAKALAQADEDVLRRVEATRVNMETF, from the coding sequence ATGGATGACAGGCTTGGCACGCTGGCGCGGGCCGACAAGGCACGGCTGAAGGCCTTTGCCAAAACGCTGATATCGGACCTTGGCGCGTTTGAAGTCCTGCAATCGCGCACGGGTCTGGTGATGCTCCCGATGCGGGATACGGCGGGCGGTGTGGCCTTTCACCTTGGCGAGGTCCTGGTCAGCGAGGCGCATGTCCGCAAGGGCCGCGTTGACGGGTACGGAATGCGGCGCGGGCATGACCTTGAAGCCGCGATGGCCATGGCTCTTGTCGATCTGGCTCTGGCCAGCGATGTGCGCGCGGCGGAGTGTGCCGCCTTTTGCGCGGCCGAGGCCAAAGCGCTCGCGCAGGCGGACGAGGATGTGCTGCGCCGGGTCGAGGCCACCCGCGTGAACATGGAGACCTTCTGA
- the phnH gene encoding phosphonate C-P lyase system protein PhnH, with amino-acid sequence MLVTPARGPAEARDNAAFDALLWSLSRPGLPRTLPEPGEASIIAALLDRECRVHAADPLLIPEIMRTGAELVDIEHADHVFFGTMTAREPLAQIATGSDLYPDGGATIILRARFGFGHTLRLTGPGVDGSATVQVGGLPDGFWAVRMSRLRYPMGFDLFLLDGDQVIGVPRSTTVEVL; translated from the coding sequence ATGTTGGTGACGCCCGCCCGCGGCCCGGCCGAGGCGCGCGACAACGCGGCCTTTGATGCGTTGCTCTGGTCGCTGAGCCGCCCAGGCTTGCCACGCACCCTGCCTGAGCCGGGCGAAGCATCCATCATTGCCGCCCTTCTCGACCGCGAATGCCGGGTGCATGCGGCCGACCCTCTGCTGATACCAGAGATCATGCGGACAGGGGCCGAGTTGGTAGACATCGAACACGCCGATCACGTCTTTTTTGGAACGATGACGGCGCGTGAACCGCTGGCCCAGATCGCAACCGGCAGCGACCTTTACCCCGATGGCGGTGCGACGATCATCCTGCGCGCACGCTTTGGATTTGGGCACACCCTGCGCTTGACCGGTCCCGGCGTCGATGGATCCGCAACGGTTCAGGTCGGTGGCCTGCCGGACGGGTTCTGGGCCGTCCGCATGTCCCGTTTGAGGTATCCAATGGGTTTTGATCTGTTCCTTTTGGATGGGGATCAGGTCATTGGGGTGCCGCGCTCAACGACTGTGGAGGTTCTGTAA
- a CDS encoding carbon-phosphorus lyase complex subunit PhnI gives MAYVATRGGERAIEQSERLFRAEMGPFDRSRVDEVKQSLPYLIDRVMGEASLYDEDLAALALAQTGGELYEAVLLLRAWRTTQPRLQVAAPIAQETLFTHRRISAAFKDIPGGQVLGPTLDYAHRILATDVLRGTPWTPEPVEPAAEPAPAHQPSVSAWQAENDLLDRPADDPTQGNDIPDLTREPLLFPSKRAHTLQSLARAETGGVLALGYAAMRGYGQAHPTVNELRLAEAEVVVTHPDGRHFSAGRVKVSQAEVVDKKGEKLGIGYAATLGWNEVKCIAAATLDLNSPGAEKGSATEEEFFLYHTEGVESSGFCIHFKLPHYVTFQSSLDAMRDAKAKKADAEPPGQHHVGPTRTEPAE, from the coding sequence ATGGCCTACGTAGCGACGCGTGGCGGCGAACGGGCCATTGAGCAATCCGAACGGCTTTTCCGCGCCGAAATGGGGCCTTTTGACCGCAGCCGCGTGGATGAGGTCAAACAAAGCTTGCCCTACCTGATCGACCGGGTCATGGGCGAGGCGTCGCTTTATGACGAAGATCTTGCCGCGCTGGCCCTGGCGCAGACCGGTGGGGAACTTTATGAGGCGGTTTTGCTGCTGCGCGCGTGGCGGACCACGCAGCCCCGTTTGCAGGTCGCCGCCCCCATCGCGCAAGAGACCCTGTTCACGCATCGTCGCATTTCGGCAGCGTTCAAGGACATTCCCGGTGGACAGGTCCTTGGGCCGACCTTGGATTATGCGCACCGCATCCTGGCCACGGACGTTCTTCGGGGCACCCCCTGGACACCGGAACCGGTCGAGCCGGCAGCCGAACCCGCGCCGGCCCACCAACCAAGCGTCAGCGCCTGGCAGGCCGAGAATGACCTTCTTGACCGGCCCGCGGACGATCCGACCCAAGGGAACGACATCCCCGACCTGACCCGCGAGCCGCTGCTGTTCCCGTCCAAACGCGCCCATACGCTGCAAAGCCTTGCGCGGGCGGAAACCGGGGGTGTTCTGGCGCTTGGCTATGCGGCGATGCGTGGCTATGGGCAGGCCCATCCGACGGTGAACGAACTGCGTCTGGCCGAAGCCGAGGTTGTGGTGACCCACCCGGACGGGCGGCACTTCTCGGCCGGGCGGGTCAAGGTCAGCCAGGCGGAGGTCGTTGACAAGAAGGGCGAAAAACTGGGAATCGGATATGCGGCAACCCTTGGCTGGAACGAGGTGAAATGCATCGCCGCCGCGACGCTTGACCTCAACAGCCCCGGCGCCGAGAAGGGGTCGGCGACCGAAGAGGAGTTCTTTCTTTATCACACCGAAGGCGTTGAAAGCTCGGGCTTCTGCATCCATTTCAAGCTGCCGCACTACGTGACCTTCCAATCGTCGCTGGATGCGATGCGGGATGCGAAGGCCAAGAAGGCCGACGCCGAGCCCCCGGGCCAACACCATGTCGGGCCCACCCGGACGGAACCGGCGGAATGA
- a CDS encoding alpha-D-ribose 1-methylphosphonate 5-phosphate C-P-lyase PhnJ, translating into MSLASLTNPWNAMSYGFLDGSAKRELRRKMLKSVAVPGCQMPYASREVPMARGWGTGGLQVSLTLVTPKTRVKVIDQGADDSVNAASIRRFIARVAGTPTTMDTLEADLIQSRHRIPEEILREDQVLVLQVPNPEPLRSVQPNMSIARQMHGDADYGRMWLQLYEQIVRSGRVMQGASYPSLVNGRHVMTPSPIPRWDVPKLNMAKHLTILSAGREKRIFAVPPYTRVEPLVFSDVPYRVEDHGNLTCSRSGTRGFFMNEIPQDDGTSAFEVSDSEWGVKTIRARDGEGEARGATWYIDGKMPQ; encoded by the coding sequence ATGAGTCTTGCATCCCTTACCAACCCCTGGAACGCCATGAGCTACGGCTTCCTTGATGGCTCTGCCAAGCGGGAACTGAGGCGCAAGATGCTCAAATCCGTGGCCGTGCCCGGGTGCCAGATGCCCTATGCCAGCCGAGAGGTGCCGATGGCGCGGGGTTGGGGCACGGGCGGATTGCAGGTTTCGCTGACGCTGGTGACTCCCAAGACCCGGGTGAAAGTGATCGACCAAGGCGCAGATGACAGCGTCAATGCCGCCTCGATCCGCCGTTTCATCGCGCGTGTGGCTGGCACGCCTACGACCATGGATACGCTTGAGGCCGATCTGATCCAGTCCCGCCACCGCATCCCCGAAGAAATCCTGCGAGAAGATCAGGTGCTTGTGCTGCAAGTGCCGAACCCCGAACCGTTGCGATCGGTTCAGCCCAACATGTCCATCGCGCGCCAGATGCATGGCGATGCGGATTACGGGCGGATGTGGCTGCAGCTTTATGAACAGATCGTGCGGTCGGGCCGCGTCATGCAGGGGGCGAGCTATCCCAGCCTCGTGAACGGGCGGCATGTCATGACCCCTTCGCCGATCCCCCGCTGGGATGTGCCCAAGCTGAACATGGCCAAACATCTGACAATCCTGTCCGCAGGGCGCGAAAAGCGCATCTTTGCCGTCCCACCCTATACACGTGTCGAACCGCTCGTGTTCTCGGACGTGCCGTACCGGGTTGAAGATCATGGCAATCTTACCTGTAGCAGGTCCGGCACAAGGGGTTTTTTCATGAACGAGATCCCGCAGGACGACGGCACATCTGCCTTTGAGGTCTCTGATAGCGAATGGGGTGTGAAAACAATCCGCGCCCGCGATGGAGAGGGCGAGGCGCGCGGCGCAACCTGGTACATTGACGGGAAGATGCCGCAATGA
- a CDS encoding ATP-binding cassette domain-containing protein — protein MTLTLDAPRIVETRPLLEVLGVSKSYGAVQAVRNVSAHAYPGEVLGIVGESGSGKSTLLRMMNLEERPDQGSYTLDLPDVSGNLFHLDRFARRMLCATRIGIVYQNPHLGLLMKHSSSGNVAERLLVAGERSFATLRQAATGALDASEFPLDRLDAPPIELSGGMQQRVQLAKAIALEPALLLLDEPTTGLDVSVQALVLDTLKRLQQDRQIAMVIVSHDLGVIRTLADRVMVMRRGEVVETGLADQIFQDPQHPYTQQLVHAKL, from the coding sequence ATGACCCTGACGCTTGACGCGCCCCGCATTGTCGAAACGCGGCCCCTGCTTGAGGTGCTGGGCGTGTCCAAATCCTATGGCGCGGTACAGGCGGTGCGCAATGTGTCCGCCCATGCCTATCCGGGCGAGGTGCTGGGGATTGTCGGCGAAAGCGGATCGGGGAAATCGACCCTTTTGCGGATGATGAACCTCGAAGAGAGGCCCGATCAGGGCAGCTACACGCTTGATCTGCCCGATGTCTCGGGCAACCTTTTTCACCTGGACCGTTTCGCCCGCCGCATGCTTTGCGCCACCCGGATCGGCATCGTCTACCAGAACCCGCATTTGGGTCTTCTGATGAAACACTCCTCTTCCGGGAATGTCGCGGAACGTCTGCTGGTCGCGGGCGAGCGCAGCTTTGCCACGCTGCGCCAGGCGGCGACGGGGGCGCTTGATGCGTCGGAGTTTCCGCTGGACCGGTTGGACGCACCGCCGATCGAGCTGTCGGGTGGGATGCAGCAACGTGTGCAACTGGCCAAGGCCATCGCACTGGAACCCGCGCTTTTGCTGCTGGATGAGCCAACGACGGGGTTGGACGTCAGCGTGCAGGCACTGGTGCTTGATACATTGAAACGCCTTCAGCAGGATCGACAGATCGCGATGGTCATCGTGAGCCACGATCTGGGCGTCATACGCACGTTGGCGGACCGGGTCATGGTGATGCGGCGCGGTGAGGTGGTCGAGACCGGTCTGGCGGACCAGATTTTCCAGGACCCGCAGCACCCGTACACGCAACAATTGGTGCACGCAAAGCTATGA
- a CDS encoding ATP-binding cassette domain-containing protein has product MTQVLEIRGLTKGFSLHHLGKEIGAFKDISFDVAAGEFVLLKGANGAGKSTLLRTLYRSYLPLAGEIRFHSSHGRIDLARAADVDIAHLRRTEIGFVTQFLTARPRVSAEAIVAEPLRRAGWDSDTALNTARKALETFGVKPDLWAAYPTTFSGGEQQKVNLARALILPQKLLMLDEPTASLDANARAALVARLQELKGQGTAMIGVFHHPDDVIHLIDRVVDLTPNATPTEERDDVAL; this is encoded by the coding sequence ATGACGCAGGTATTGGAGATACGCGGGCTGACCAAGGGCTTTTCGCTGCACCACCTGGGCAAGGAGATCGGTGCATTCAAAGATATTTCGTTTGACGTGGCCGCAGGCGAGTTTGTGCTGCTCAAGGGGGCAAACGGGGCGGGCAAGTCCACGCTGCTGCGCACCCTTTACCGATCCTACCTGCCGCTTGCGGGCGAAATCCGGTTCCATTCAAGCCACGGCCGCATTGACCTTGCGCGCGCGGCGGACGTGGACATCGCGCATCTGCGGCGCACCGAGATCGGCTTTGTCACACAGTTCCTGACCGCCCGGCCCCGGGTGAGCGCAGAGGCGATTGTGGCCGAACCCTTACGCCGTGCCGGGTGGGACAGCGACACCGCCCTGAACACCGCGCGCAAGGCATTGGAGACCTTTGGGGTCAAACCGGATCTCTGGGCCGCGTACCCCACGACGTTCTCGGGGGGAGAGCAGCAGAAGGTCAATCTTGCCCGGGCGCTGATCCTGCCGCAGAAGCTGTTGATGCTGGACGAACCGACCGCGTCGCTGGATGCCAATGCGCGGGCTGCGCTGGTGGCGCGACTGCAAGAACTGAAAGGCCAGGGCACAGCCATGATCGGCGTGTTTCACCACCCCGACGATGTAATCCATCTGATCGACCGGGTGGTTGACCTGACACCGAATGCAACGCCCACCGAGGAGCGAGATGATGTGGCTTTGTGA
- a CDS encoding alpha-D-ribose 1-methylphosphonate 5-triphosphate diphosphatase, which yields MMWLCDVKLILADRMIENGSLRIENGVIAEIAESAGQPSGFTVFPGFIDMHGDMIELELEPRPKVDFPMQVAVGHLDARLAAAGVTTAYAGVSFSRSAKDGERRSFEHTSRIIRALKDSVQGLRVDHRIHARFDVTYTKAIAALEGLLDAGAVDLVSVMDHTPGQGQYRNIENLIAYRIRGGATEAEARARLQAQMDNAVPTEELLQNLRDVSRLCQARGVAMASHDDDTVEKARLMADIGVVISEFPVTMEAAEVAVERGLMIAMGAPNAMRGQSYSGNLSARDAHAAGLLHILAADYHPAAILPAIRALADADPDGLVGAVRLASKNPAKALGLGDRGEIAPGKRADLAIVDASDRVVQTYAAGEIIFSNGAGPQGAARPDVAAVA from the coding sequence ATGATGTGGCTTTGTGACGTAAAGCTGATCCTGGCGGACCGCATGATTGAAAATGGCAGCTTGAGGATCGAAAACGGCGTGATTGCAGAGATCGCCGAAAGCGCAGGTCAGCCGTCTGGCTTCACCGTGTTCCCCGGATTCATCGACATGCATGGCGACATGATCGAACTGGAACTGGAGCCACGACCCAAAGTCGATTTCCCGATGCAGGTTGCGGTGGGACATCTGGATGCGCGCCTTGCCGCCGCTGGGGTCACCACGGCCTATGCCGGTGTCTCGTTTTCGCGCAGTGCAAAAGACGGCGAGCGCCGGTCATTCGAGCATACCAGCAGGATCATCCGCGCCCTCAAGGACAGTGTTCAGGGCCTACGCGTTGACCACCGCATCCATGCCCGTTTTGACGTGACCTATACCAAGGCAATCGCCGCCCTGGAGGGGCTGCTGGACGCGGGGGCCGTCGATCTGGTGTCGGTGATGGACCACACGCCTGGGCAGGGTCAATATCGCAACATCGAGAACCTGATCGCATACCGGATCCGTGGCGGTGCGACAGAGGCCGAAGCCCGTGCCAGGCTGCAAGCCCAGATGGACAACGCGGTGCCGACAGAGGAGTTGCTGCAAAACTTGCGCGACGTATCGCGCCTGTGCCAGGCCCGCGGCGTGGCAATGGCCAGCCATGACGACGATACCGTCGAAAAGGCGCGCTTGATGGCAGATATCGGTGTGGTGATCAGCGAATTCCCGGTCACCATGGAGGCGGCCGAGGTTGCCGTCGAACGCGGGCTGATGATTGCCATGGGCGCGCCCAATGCGATGCGCGGGCAAAGCTATTCCGGCAACCTTTCGGCGCGCGATGCCCATGCTGCCGGTCTTTTGCACATTCTGGCCGCAGATTATCATCCGGCGGCGATCTTGCCCGCCATTCGCGCCCTGGCTGACGCGGATCCGGACGGCCTTGTTGGTGCGGTGCGCCTTGCATCGAAGAACCCGGCCAAGGCCCTTGGCCTTGGCGACAGGGGAGAGATCGCCCCCGGCAAGCGCGCGGATCTGGCCATCGTCGATGCCTCAGATCGTGTTGTGCAGACATACGCTGCGGGAGAGATCATCTTTTCCAATGGCGCGGGGCCGCAAGGTGCGGCACGTCCCGATGTCGCTGCCGTTGCGTAA
- the phnC gene encoding phosphonate ABC transporter ATP-binding protein, giving the protein MTASAPAALTLTGVSKLFDETRAVDQVTLRIEPGQFVGVIGRSGAGKSTMLRLINRLIDPTEGSISFGGTEITGLRGKALRNWRRDCAMIFQQFNLVDRLDVLTNVLIGRLAEHGFLSSMAMQFTDAERTMALQALDRLDLVPQALQRAGTLSGGQQQRVAIAKALVQQPRIMLADEPIASLDPANATLVMDGLHQINKEDGLTVLVNLHTLDTARAYCDRIIAMRGGRVFFDGTAAQLTDDIVRDIYGLDGLREFNEAVTSTQSVALPA; this is encoded by the coding sequence ATGACAGCCTCTGCGCCTGCCGCCCTGACCCTGACCGGTGTTTCGAAACTCTTTGACGAAACACGCGCCGTCGACCAGGTCACACTGAGGATCGAACCGGGTCAATTTGTCGGCGTCATCGGGCGCTCTGGCGCGGGCAAATCCACAATGCTTCGCCTTATCAATCGCTTGATCGACCCCACCGAGGGGTCGATTTCGTTTGGGGGCACTGAAATAACCGGCCTGCGCGGCAAGGCGCTGCGCAACTGGCGCCGCGATTGCGCGATGATCTTTCAGCAGTTCAACCTTGTGGACCGCTTGGACGTACTGACCAATGTGCTGATCGGGCGGCTTGCCGAACACGGGTTTCTCAGTTCGATGGCGATGCAATTCACCGATGCGGAACGCACCATGGCCTTGCAGGCGCTGGATCGGTTGGATCTGGTTCCGCAGGCCTTGCAGCGTGCGGGCACGCTTTCTGGTGGTCAGCAACAACGCGTGGCCATCGCAAAGGCACTTGTGCAGCAGCCAAGGATCATGCTGGCCGATGAACCCATCGCCTCGCTTGATCCCGCCAATGCGACGCTGGTCATGGATGGCTTGCACCAGATCAACAAGGAGGATGGCCTGACCGTTCTGGTGAACCTGCACACGCTGGATACCGCGCGCGCCTATTGCGACCGGATCATCGCGATGCGGGGTGGCCGGGTCTTTTTCGATGGCACCGCCGCGCAGCTGACCGATGACATCGTGCGCGACATTTATGGCCTTGATGGCCTGAGAGAATTCAATGAGGCCGTGACGTCGACCCAATCGGTCGCCCTGCCCGCCTGA
- the phnD gene encoding phosphonate ABC transporter substrate-binding protein, producing the protein MKYLTTTAMAAVVATSVAAGDWKEDYQVIKFGILSGENEKDRIARYTPFEEYLERELGVEVEIFTAGSYDGVIQAIAADQIEFAFFGSSSYAAAYTGTDGKVEPLISRLRQDGSTGYYSVVVTRCADGYDSIQDLEGKVLAFADPDSTSGYAVPYFNIAKEVDPKTFFSAIPFSGSHEAGVAGVAQGTFDAAATWQNNAVDGRWQRMISKGMISEGEICPIWESPEITNGPFTARANLPQELKDAVGDALMAVPEKDENAFKMMTGFTADDPNPQTGWIRVDHARYQWIVDMRDWLKKQRRS; encoded by the coding sequence ATGAAATACCTCACTACAACTGCAATGGCTGCCGTCGTTGCCACGTCTGTTGCCGCAGGTGACTGGAAAGAGGACTATCAAGTCATCAAGTTCGGCATCCTGTCCGGTGAAAACGAAAAGGACCGGATCGCGCGCTACACCCCGTTCGAAGAATATCTTGAGCGCGAATTGGGTGTCGAAGTCGAGATCTTTACCGCCGGTTCCTATGACGGTGTGATCCAGGCCATCGCGGCGGACCAGATCGAATTCGCCTTCTTTGGCTCTTCGTCTTATGCGGCCGCCTATACCGGCACGGATGGCAAGGTCGAACCACTCATCTCGCGTCTGCGTCAGGACGGCTCGACCGGTTATTACTCGGTCGTCGTGACGCGTTGCGCAGACGGCTATGACAGCATTCAGGATCTTGAAGGCAAGGTTCTGGCCTTTGCAGACCCCGACAGCACCTCGGGCTACGCGGTGCCTTACTTCAACATCGCCAAGGAAGTGGACCCAAAGACGTTCTTTTCCGCCATTCCGTTTTCCGGGTCTCACGAAGCGGGCGTCGCGGGCGTTGCCCAAGGCACGTTCGACGCCGCCGCCACATGGCAGAACAACGCCGTGGATGGGCGCTGGCAGCGCATGATTTCCAAGGGGATGATCAGCGAAGGTGAAATCTGCCCGATCTGGGAAAGCCCCGAAATCACCAATGGTCCGTTCACAGCGCGCGCCAACCTGCCGCAAGAGTTGAAGGATGCGGTCGGTGACGCGCTGATGGCCGTACCCGAGAAGGACGAAAATGCCTTCAAGATGATGACCGGGTTCACGGCAGATGATCCGAACCCGCAAACCGGTTGGATTCGCGTCGACCACGCGCGCTACCAGTGGATTGTGGACATGCGCGATTGGCTGAAAAAGCAGCGCCGTTCGTAA